The Verrucomicrobiota bacterium sequence TTGACAGCGGTCTGGAACACGGTTCGAGCAATTCGCGGGGTTTCACGACGGCTTTCCGCTTGCGCATCGCCAGTGTTTAACTTAGCAATCGCTGCAGTTTTTCCGAGTAAGAAAACGAACAACTTTAGTTTATGCCACCTGCATTCGCTAACATCTTTTCAATCCCGTTTGAAGGTCCCAAGTCAAGAAACCCGCTTGCCTTCAAGCATTACCATGCGACAGAACTCGTCGAGGGTAAGACGATGAAGGAGCACCTGCGGTTTTCAGTGGTCTATTGGCACAGCTTTCGTAATCGCCTGGCCGACCCATTCGGAATGGGCACGGCGATTCGACCTTGGGACGACGGCACAGAGTCGGTGCAGAACGCCAAGGATCGCGTCCGCGCCGCTTTCGAATTCATTGAAAAACTTGGCGCCCCGTTCTATGCGTTTCACGACCGGGATGTCGCTCCGGAGGCAGCAACCCTCAGCCAAACCAATAAGAATCTGGATGCTGTCGTGAACGTCTTGAAGGAAGAGCAGGAGCGTTCCGGGATTAAACTGCTTTGGGGTACGGCCTGTCTTTTCACGCATCCTCGTTACGTGCATGGTGCGGCCACGAGTTGCAATGCGGACGTCTTTGCGTACGCGGCGGCGCAGGTAAAAAAGGCGCTCGAAGTTACGTATGAACTCGGCGGCGCAGGTTACGTTTTTTGGGGCGGCCGTGAGGGATACTCCACTTTATGGAACACGAACATGAAGCGGGAGCTGGATCATCTCGCCAGATTCCTCCACATGGCCGTGGATTACAAGAAGAGAATCGGATTCAAAGGACAATTCTACATCGAGCCGAAGCCAAAAGAACCGACCAAACATCAATATGATTCTGACGCGGCGGCCTGTCTTAATTTCCTGCGGGAGTATGACCTCATCGACCATCTAAAGTTGAACCTCGAAACCAACCACGCGACCCTGGCTGGTCACACCATGCAGCACGAACTGGAAGTTGCCGCTGCCGCAAACGCGCTCGGCTCGATTGACGCGAATACTGGAGACCCGCTGCTCGGTTGGGACACGGATCAGTTTCCCACCGACATTTATTTGACCACCCAATGCATGCTGACGATTCTAAAAACAGGTGGTTTGAAAACTGGCGGCGTGAATTTCGACGCGAAGGTGCGACGCGAAAGCTTTGAACCCATTGATTTATTTCACGCCCACATCGGCGGCATGGATGCGTTTGCCAGGGGATTGAAGATCGCTGCGGCGATTCGCAAAGACGGACGGCTGGCTGAGTTCGTCCAGCAGCGTTATTGCTCGTGGGACTCCGGCATTGGCGCGAAAATTGAATCGGGCAAAAGCAACTTCACCGAACTCGAGGCCTACATCCTCAAGCAAGGTGAAGCGGCGCCCAACCACAGCGGTCGTCAGGAGTTTTTGGAAAACCTGATCAACGAATTCATCTGATCGGGGCGTTGCGGCCGGGTGCAAACCGCCTTTCACAACGGCAGGGTGATGCTGATGGTAGTGCCCTGGCCTTGGCGCGACATAATCTTGATTTTGCCACGAAGCGTCTCAACCACACGTCGCACGATGGCCAGGCCGAGACCGGTTCCAGTCCTCTTGGTGGATTTTAGCACGGATGAAAATGCCCGGCGGCGCTGCTCCTCCGTCATCCCTTCGCCGGTGTCCTTGAACTCCACAACCACATGCGTGAGGTTCGGGTTGCTTCGCGGCACACGCAACGCCCGAGATGAAATCATCAGTCGCCCCCCCTTGGGCATCGCTTCCACCGCATTGAGCATGAGATTGAGAAAAGCCTGTTCCAATTGCACGGCGTCGGCCATCAGCAACGGCAAGTTCGGTTCAAAGTTGCAGACCAGTGGAATGTTTTGGTGCGTCAGTTTGTGTCGGGTCAGCAGACTCAAATCATCGATCAGTTGGTTGAGATTCACGGGGGTCAATTTCGGCTCGGCACTGCGCGCGAAGTCGAGTATTTGCTCCACGGTTTTGTTCAAGAGATCCATTTTTTCGCCAATCAACCGCGCATCCTTCGCCCGGGGATCCT is a genomic window containing:
- the xylA gene encoding xylose isomerase, whose protein sequence is MPPAFANIFSIPFEGPKSRNPLAFKHYHATELVEGKTMKEHLRFSVVYWHSFRNRLADPFGMGTAIRPWDDGTESVQNAKDRVRAAFEFIEKLGAPFYAFHDRDVAPEAATLSQTNKNLDAVVNVLKEEQERSGIKLLWGTACLFTHPRYVHGAATSCNADVFAYAAAQVKKALEVTYELGGAGYVFWGGREGYSTLWNTNMKRELDHLARFLHMAVDYKKRIGFKGQFYIEPKPKEPTKHQYDSDAAACLNFLREYDLIDHLKLNLETNHATLAGHTMQHELEVAAAANALGSIDANTGDPLLGWDTDQFPTDIYLTTQCMLTILKTGGLKTGGVNFDAKVRRESFEPIDLFHAHIGGMDAFARGLKIAAAIRKDGRLAEFVQQRYCSWDSGIGAKIESGKSNFTELEAYILKQGEAAPNHSGRQEFLENLINEFI